The sequence CCCTCTGTAGAGGTGATGTCCCGGTGCCACTGATCCCCAGAGGTGATCCCAAGGTCCCCGACCCTTGACTTCTAGAGATGACTGCCACCAGCCCGATCCCTGTTCCCCAGTCCCCAGCTCAGCCTCTCCCCATCTGGCTCTCACCCCTGGCCTGATTCCTAGAAGTGACTGAAGTTTAAAGGCAGGGCTCAGATCGTCACTGAGTAGCTCACATTCCTCTCGGTGCCCTCGCAGACCTCACTTGTGCCAGAACAGATAGGACGAGAGATAGCGGGCCCAGGGTACAGCTCCAGGGCCTGCGGACCCGACAGAGGTGGCCCGAGCCATGTGGGGTGGTAGTGGAAATCATTGCTGAGCCCTCTGAGATTGGAGTAGGCGGCTGGTCTCTGAGGAGGAAGCAACATTGGTGTCTGATGCTGGGTGGGAGAAGTGCCTGAGGGCATGTGAAATGTAGGGGCCGGGGGCGAGAGGGTGCAGAGCAGTCAGACCCAGTCCCGGCTGGATGGCCCGTGTGAAGTTCATTGTAGGCAGGGAGGCCTGCAGAGGCAGCACAGGGTGATCAGGGCAAGGTGCTGTCCTGGCAGAAGAGGGAGTGATGgtgggaggcttcctggaggaggtgatggtaAACTGGAGTTTGAAAAGAgttattcattctacaaatatgtgTCACACACCTACCCTAGGCACAGTGCTATATTCACCAGGCTGATGGAGGAGGCCAGTCTGGATAAAAGGAATAATATGTGTAGGAGTCTGGAATGTGAACGTCCATTGTATACGCTGAGAGTCTGAAACTCTTCAGTCTGAAGGCTGGGAGTGACAGGAGAGGAGGTCTCTGCTGATCCCAGGTTGGGAGTTTCACTTTTGTCCCAGAGGCACTGGCGAGTCATGGAAGGGTTTCcagcggggagggggcaggaccaGATTTGGGTTTGGAAGGATCACCCTTTGAGTTTGAAGAAGGTGAAGGGCTGGCAGAGCTGCCGGGTGGAGCAGGAGGAAGCAGACTAGGCCCAAAGGAGTTGACGGAGCCCCGGGTGCATGTGGTGTGACACTGCCGTGCCCACACGGGACCAGTAGGGATGTTCTGCTCTGAAGCCAGTGCGTCAGAGCGGGGAGGGAGGCGGCAGCACTGATGGAGGGTTGATCTTTGGCAGAAGCGTGACGCACCAGGCGTCCAGGGAGCTGATGAAAAAGCAGTTCAGATAAAAACCATGGTGAGCAGGGAAAGGACgagaggctgggagaagaggTGCTTCGGGGCATCTGAGAGAGCGCGCTCAGTGTTGGGATGGCTCTGGAGAGCGATCTGAACTGAGCTCAGAAGGACTGGGAGGATCAAAACAGTTGGGATGAGGGTGGGAGGAGCTCTGGAAGCACATGCCAGGGGCCATGGTCCTGTTTCAGGAATAGCGTGTCTAGGTGTCATCCTCAGTTGTGATGTCTGCCTTGGGGAGGAGTGGCATGATAGCGAGATGTTTCTGGCTTAAGGAACTCTGTGAATGCTGGTTTCATCTACCTAGTTGCTTTTGCCTCAGATCTAGGAGTTCTGGATTCTTCTTTCCCTCACCCTACATGTCCGGACCATCAGCCGGTCACATCAGTGCAACCCCCCAAACATATCTGAGCTGGTCCACTTTTCCCTTTACCTCTGCCCTAGTGAGGCCTCCGTCCTCTTGCCCGGCCGGTTTTCTGTCTTCCCTCTTCTAGAGTTCATGTTCcctggccctccctcccccaaactggGCGAAAAATCCCTCAGTGTCTTCTCACCCACAGAATAAAAATCTGCTTCCTCTGACTTACAGAGGCCTGCCCGTACATGCTCTAACCTCCCAGCTAATCTTACTCTGGCTTTTCCCCTTGGCCCATTAAGCTCGAGCCAGTCAGCTGTGCAAATTCCCATTTCCCGTGTAGGGTCAGCACGTGCTGTtatctctgcctggaatgctcttcctctgCTGTCAGCTTGATGGCCCGCACGCACCCCTTCCACGGCAGTCATCCTGGTCTCCCTCTCCTGTCTCCCTTAGCGCGCTGATGTCTTCCTTGTCTGTTACTTGTCTCCCTTAGTGGAATAGACTTGCCACGAGAGGAAGGACCTTGCTGTCCTGTTCATGGCTGTGACCCTGGTGCTTAGAGCGCGCCTAGCACACGGGGACTGCTCAATAAATAGATGGTGAAGGAGTGACTAAAGGCTGAGGAACAGAGAAGATGGCACAGAGATGATGGGTGTGAGGAGTAAAGATGGTGCATACAATACAGGACCCGTTGCATTTGAGGTACCTGTGGGGTGCCCTGTGTCTAGGTCTGAGATGAGAGAAAGATTTGTGAGGGTGTTGTGATTCTGGTCTCAAGGGGGTGAGATCTCTATTTTGAGGGTAGTTGCAAGAGCCAAAGGGCTCCAGGCAGGTGGAGGGGGCGACGAAGAGAACCGAGTCACCCCAGGAAGAAGCCAGGATGGTGTGCCCCTTGGCCCCAGTGATCTCTGTTGGGTTTGGTGGTGAGCCCTGATCTGGACCCACTTCCATCCTATCTAGGTTTACCAAGATTCAAAACACGAAGCTGACCATGAAGCGGGACGGCATCGGGTCAGTGCGGTACCAGGTCTTGGAAGTGTCTCGGCAACCACTCTTCACTAATATCACAGTGGACATTGGGCGGCCCCCGTCATGGCCCCCTCGGGGCTGACACCAATGGACAAAGGCTACCAGTGCCAAGGATTGCCTGCCAGAGGACTGACCTACAGCCTGGCTGGTGGCTGCTCTGTGACAGATCCCCCAGGACAGAGACTGTGGGCTCTGTTTTCTGAGGGTCTTCAGTAGGCCCCCCAGCTGCACCTGGAAGTTTCAGAACCTACTTCGGGGAGCTTCTGTCCTGGGCAGGCCCCTCAAGTGTGGCCCTCTATGGGGTCAACCCTTCTtcctgctcctccctccccagttCAGCCCCCCTCACTGTCAGGGTTGGGCCAGCCCCTGCACTGCCTCGCCGAGTGGCCTGGGCCAGGTCActccacctctctgtgcctcagtttccccccctTGAGTCCCCTAGGGCCTGGAAGAGTGGGAGGTATGACTAGGGGGCAATGTCGCTTCCAGGGGGAATTCTCAGACCTGGGGATCCCCCATGCTCCCAGGGGAGGGGAAAcctttttcactcaacattgtaGGGGGCAAACTCCGGTGCACCCCCTGCTGAGGAGCAGCGCCAGGAGGGGACCAGAGGGGGTGCTGTGTCGCTGCCTGGGATCTTGGGGTTGGGCTTTGCATGGGGGCGGTTGGGGCTCGGATCAGTTGGGttcctgccccgcccccctcAGAGAGAAGGCAGTAGCCCCAGGGCCGGCTCGTGTTTGTACATTGCACAGAAACTTGTGTGGGTGCTTTAGTAAAAAACGTGAATGGAGGAGCCCCTTTGTCTGTTTGGGGATGGGGATCTGGATCCCTAAACCCAGACCCGGAGTGTGTTATGGGACGGCCAGGGGGAACCAGGACAGCCTATCGGTCTGGCCCAGGCTGTCCTGGTTCCCCACGCCCCTCGAAACGCAGTGGTTCGCTAGACTTCCGCCGGCTGGAAGGAGAAATGTTTACCCTGCCGCTGCCTCCCGGcctgaagagacaaagaagtaatAAACCCATTGGGCTCAGATTTCTCCGTTCTTTCACCTGCCCTGAAGCCGAAAGGTGCTTGGAATCAGGGCGGGGTGGATGGTTCGCACTCCAAAACCACCTACCACGGCTGTGGGTTGGGCTTCGCGAGCCGGCGCCGCCCTGGAatgggcgggggcggggtcttctgggggcggggcttggggTAGCGGGCCCCGTTTCCTGGGTGACGGTCGCGCGGAAGAGGCGGGGCTCGGGCCCCAGTCCCGCGGCCTGGCTCCTGGGTCCCCGGCCACGGAGAGTCGGCCAGTAGAAGAGACGGCGCCAGAGATCGGCGGCTCTGGACCGGGCAACTCTAGTCGTAGGGAGGGGCGGCAGaacggggtggggctggggagaggatggCCCGAGCGACAGGCTGGGGGCGTGGCATGTGAGACCAGGAAGGGGTGGGGCGTGTGTGGGCGTGCCCGGCCCTGGGAGACCCGCGGTCTCCCAGTAACCCAGCTCTCCGACCTGCTGTCCGGCAGTCCGCGCGTTGTGGGGTGGCGGTGCGGGCAGGCCATGCCTGGGGACTCTCCGCCGCTGTGGGAGCTGGTGGAAGAGCACGTTCCGCTCCCGGAACGGCCCGAAGTGAAGAGGATTCTAGGGGAGACGACGGTGGACCTGAGCCTGGAGCTGCGGGCAGAGGTGGGGCGTGGGAATGTGGGCCCCACTCCAGGCCTATCCCACGACTTGGGTGATTTCCTCACCTCCTCCGGGTCCCTGGCTCTGCCCGGTAACTTTCGAGCTCTTGTCAGATCTCACTGTCCACCCAGCCCTCTGGCTACCAGTTAAACTCTGCACTGCCCCTCACTCCCCtagctccccttcctccccttacTTCTGCCCCGCAGTCGCAAGGGGTCCCAGCTCTCCTTGCAGGTGGTGGTGCTACGATCACTGCTCCGAGAGGCTCGATCCTTCCAAGCCCCTGGTTCGCGCCCCACCTCTGACCTCTCCTCCCTTCTGGCACCACCGCCCCTCCTAAGAGACCTCGTGCGCCAGGAACTGCGGCAGCTGCTCCAAGGTCTCCGCGGGAAGGCCATCTGTGAGGGCAGGTTGGAGCCTCAGACCTGGGGCTGGGCCCTGTCTCCAGAACTCAGATGGGCTAGCCCTGAAATTGACAAGGGGCCAGGGCCGCCTTTCCTGTGGTTCCCTGGAAGGAGCCCCTGAGTGTTCCCCGTGTGCACCTTCTGCAGGGACCAGACCCAGGCTTGGGTCCAGTATAGCCCCGGGGTCCTGCGCTTTGCCTTGGAGGAGCCCAGGCGTGATTTGCCAGAGCAGGGGATATTCCGCCTGAGAGCTGGTGAGCCCAGGTATAGTGGTAGGAAAGGAGGGGTCTGTTCCCGCTTGGCAGAGACCCCAGCCAACTGGCGGGCCCCACCTGCCGGCATGGAGGAGCTCCTGGTCTGGGACTGGATACTTCTACAGCCACTTGTTGTAGGGATCAGCACATGAGGGCTGCAGGCCCAGGAGACATGTACCAAGACTGGAAGCTTGGTTTGATCTGGGTCTTAGAGCATGAGGAACAGACTTCCAGACAGATAAAAAGAGAAGAGCTTTGCAGGAAGAGGGAGCACTACACGCAGACATGGGTGGAAGGAAAGGCTTCATCCAGTGGTCAATTGTTCCTCCGGCCTGGAGAACAGCTGCAAGGGCTGAGCTAGAGAGGGCTGGGGACTGCACGAGATAAATGAGCAGCAGCGTGTTCATCACTGAATGGCAGCAACTTATTTGTCACACATCCTTAGGAAGTGGGTGatgtccccattttgcagatgaggaaactaaagctcagaatGAATGATTGATTTGTCCAAGCTCACACACAGTGAAGGGTGGCAGAGCCCATTTGCAAACCCAGGCTCCAGAACTCCTCCTCTTAGTACCATCTTATGTTGCCTTTGTGAGAAAACACACAAAATTGTCTAGGAGAAATGGCATTTGTGTCCTGAAGGCCTGGGGTGAAGCAACATGGGAGAGTGATGTTGACTTCATCTGCCAGCAGCTGTCACAGGGACCTCAGCGTCATCAAGGACCAACTGAACGTGTCCCACGTTGACCAGGTTGCCGGATACCTGCGGTGAGGCCCCTGAGTGTGTGCAGTGGGGGTCGAGACAAGGAGGGTGGGACGCGGGATGGATCCTAACGTACTGGGACtatgaggaaggaggagggaggcagcATACCTGATGGGGAGACCCAGGAGAGTAGGGCTGAGAGGTGGAAGGGGCAGGGTGCTGGTGAGGTTGCTGCCAGGAAGTAGCCAAGTAGGGATGCCAGCAGGGGCCTTGGCCTGAGGACTTTTATCCTGGGGTGTGGGAGAGAGATGGACCACAGAAGAGTCTTTTAAACAGGGGAAGGGCTGTGATCTGGGGGAGAATGGAGGCAGGAGGACTTGCAGGCCCAATACTGTCGTGAAGAAGAGAGAATGGGGCCCCCCAGCGTGGGCGCTGGGAGGCGGGCAAGGAGAGGACGCGTCCTGCCCAGGAAGAGGCCAGCGGGGCTGCAAAGGCCGTGCTGGGATTGCACTTGGGCAGCAGAGGGAGAGGTGGGCTGAGAAAGGAGGGCCTAGAGGGAACTCCTGGTAAGGCTGGAGGCTGGGTCTGTGTGGCGGGCTCTGCTG comes from Delphinus delphis chromosome 1, mDelDel1.2, whole genome shotgun sequence and encodes:
- the CCDC24 gene encoding coiled-coil domain-containing protein 24 isoform X2, giving the protein MPGDSPPLWELVEEHVPLPERPEVKRILGETTVDLSLELRAEVVVLRSLLREARSFQAPGSRPTSDLSSLLAPPPLLRDLVRQELRQLLQGLRGKAICEGRDQTQAWVQYSPGVLRFALEEPRRDLPEQGIFRLRAGEPSCHRDLSVIKDQLNVSHVDQVAGYLRALLEEECCKLKREIAILQRRLEEEYTGAPWPSEATLEPTLAELQEQKAAMQQELRAPLRPSCVSPGHSGPWSPPARASDHCLASVGLLEFGPGLSSATCPLLLWSAAPNLKAWPPPAAGDGSFSAAPEKGQLPLRCPVWRPRPQPEGLGRKETSASAGTRPVCC
- the CCDC24 gene encoding coiled-coil domain-containing protein 24 isoform X1; amino-acid sequence: MPGDSPPLWELVEEHVPLPERPEVKRILGETTVDLSLELRAEVVVLRSLLREARSFQAPGSRPTSDLSSLLAPPPLLRDLVRQELRQLLQGLRGKAICEGRDQTQAWVQYSPGVLRFALEEPRRDLPEQGIFRLRAGEPSCHRDLSVIKDQLNVSHVDQVAGYLRALLEEECCKLKREIAILQRRLEEEYTGAPWPSEATLEPTLAELQEQKAAMQQELRAPLRPSCVSPGHRLRPLESSSQGLGPLPCFRGAAGVWARPLQCHLPSPPLERCPKPQGLAATCRWGRKLQCSPRKRPASTPMSSVAPQAPA